The proteins below come from a single Balaenoptera acutorostrata chromosome 2, mBalAcu1.1, whole genome shotgun sequence genomic window:
- the MGAT4B gene encoding alpha-1,3-mannosyl-glycoprotein 4-beta-N-acetylglucosaminyltransferase B isoform X2, with the protein MRLRNGAFLTLLLFCLCAFLSLSWYAALSGQKGDVVDVYQREFLALRDRLHAAEQESLKRSKELNLVLDEIKRAVSERQALRDGDSNRTWGRLTEDPRLKPWNVSHKHVLHLPTVFHHLPHLLAKESSLQPAVRVGQGRTGELSPQEKEDSVIVVLIAETDPQYTSLVTENIKALFPTEIHSGLLEVISPSPHFYPDFSRLRESFGDPKERVRWRTKQNLDYCFLMMYAQSKGIYYVQLEDDIIAKPNYLSTMKNFALQQPSEDWMILEFSQLGFIGKMFKSLDLSVIVEFILMFYRDKPIDWLLDHILWVKVCNPEKDAKHCDRQKANLRIRFKPSLFQHVGTHSSLAGKIQKLKDKDFGKQALRKEHVNPPAEVSTSLKTYQHFTLEKAYLREDFFWAFTPAAGDFIRFRFFQPLRLERFFFRSGNIEHPEDKLFNTSVEVLPFDNPQSDKEALQEGRSATLQYPRSSDGYLQIGSFYKGVAQGEVDPAFGPLEALRLSIQTDSPVWVILSEIFLKKAD; encoded by the exons GCGATGTGGTGGACGTGTACCAGCGGGAGTTTCTGGCGCTGCGTGACCGGTTGCATGCAGCTGAGCAGGAGAGCCTCAAGCGCTCCAAGGAGCTCAACCTGGTGCTGGACGAGATCAAGAGGGCCGTGTCGGAGAGACAAGCGCTGCGAGACGGAGACAGCAATCGCACCTGGGGCCGCCTAACCG AGGATCCACGCCTGAAGCCGTGGAACGTCTCGCACAAGCACGTGCTGCACCTACCCACTGTCTTCCACCACCTGCCACACCTGCTAGCCAAGGAAAGCAGCCTGCAGCCCGCCGTGCGCGTGGGCCAGGGCCGCACCGGAG AGCTAAgcccacaggagaaagaggaCTCGGTCATCGTGGTGCTGATCGCTGAG ACTGACCCACAGTATACCTCGCTGGTGACGGAGAATATCAAGGCCTT GTTCCCTACAGAGATCCATTCTGGGCTCCTAGAGGtcatctccccttctccccacttctACCCTGACTTCTCCCGCCTCCGAGAGTCCTTTGGGGACCCCAAGGAGAGAGTCAG GTGGAGGACCAAACAGAACCTTGATTACTGCTTCCTCATGATGTATGCACAGTCCAAAGGCATTTACTACGTGCAG CTGGAGGATGACATCATAGCCAAGCCCAACTACCTGAGCACCATGAAGAACTTCGCACTCCAGCAGCCCTCGGAGGACTGGATGATCCTGGAGTTCTCCCAGCTGGGCTTCATCG GGAAGATGTTCAAGTCACTGGACTTGAGCGTCATTGTGGAGTTCATCCTCATGTTCTACCGGGACAAGCCCATCGACTGGCTCCTGGACCATATTCTGTGGGTGAAGGTCTGCAATCCTGAGAAGGATGCG AAGCACTGTGACCGGCAGAAGGCCAACCTGCGGATCCGCTTCAAGCCATCCCTCTTCCAGCACGTGGGCACTCACTCCTCACTGGCGGGCAAGATCCAGAAACTGAAG GACAAGGACTTTGGGAAGCAGGCACTGCGGAAGGAGCATGTGAACCCGCCAGCGGAAGTGAGCACAAGCCTCAAGACATACCAGCACTTCACCCTGGAGAAGGCCTACCTGCGCGAGGATTTCTTCTGGGCCTTCACTCCCGCTGCAGGGGACTTCATCCGCTTCCGCTTCTTCCAGCCACTGCGACTGGAGCG GTTCTTCTTCCGCAGTGGGAACATTGAGCACCCGGAGGACAAGCTCTTCAACACATCTGTGGAGGTGCTGCCCTTTGAT AACCCCCAGTCAGACAAGGAGGCCCTGCAGGAGGGCCGTTCAGCCACTCTCCAGTACCCTCGGAGCTCTGATGGCTACCTCCAGATCG gctcttTCTACAAGGGTGTGGCACAGGGAGAAGTGGACCCAGCCTTTGGCCCCCTGGAAGCACTGCGCCTCTCCATCCAGACAGACTCGCCGGTGTGGGTCATTCTGAGTGAG ATCTTCCTGAAAAAGGCTGACTAA
- the MGAT4B gene encoding alpha-1,3-mannosyl-glycoprotein 4-beta-N-acetylglucosaminyltransferase B isoform X1: MRLRNGAFLTLLLFCLCAFLSLSWYAALSGQKGDVVDVYQREFLALRDRLHAAEQESLKRSKELNLVLDEIKRAVSERQALRDGDSNRTWGRLTEDPRLKPWNVSHKHVLHLPTVFHHLPHLLAKESSLQPAVRVGQGRTGVSVVMGIPSVRREVHSYLTDTLHSLISELSPQEKEDSVIVVLIAETDPQYTSLVTENIKALFPTEIHSGLLEVISPSPHFYPDFSRLRESFGDPKERVRWRTKQNLDYCFLMMYAQSKGIYYVQLEDDIIAKPNYLSTMKNFALQQPSEDWMILEFSQLGFIGKMFKSLDLSVIVEFILMFYRDKPIDWLLDHILWVKVCNPEKDAKHCDRQKANLRIRFKPSLFQHVGTHSSLAGKIQKLKDKDFGKQALRKEHVNPPAEVSTSLKTYQHFTLEKAYLREDFFWAFTPAAGDFIRFRFFQPLRLERFFFRSGNIEHPEDKLFNTSVEVLPFDNPQSDKEALQEGRSATLQYPRSSDGYLQIGSFYKGVAQGEVDPAFGPLEALRLSIQTDSPVWVILSEIFLKKAD, from the exons GCGATGTGGTGGACGTGTACCAGCGGGAGTTTCTGGCGCTGCGTGACCGGTTGCATGCAGCTGAGCAGGAGAGCCTCAAGCGCTCCAAGGAGCTCAACCTGGTGCTGGACGAGATCAAGAGGGCCGTGTCGGAGAGACAAGCGCTGCGAGACGGAGACAGCAATCGCACCTGGGGCCGCCTAACCG AGGATCCACGCCTGAAGCCGTGGAACGTCTCGCACAAGCACGTGCTGCACCTACCCACTGTCTTCCACCACCTGCCACACCTGCTAGCCAAGGAAAGCAGCCTGCAGCCCGCCGTGCGCGTGGGCCAGGGCCGCACCGGAG TGTCAGTGGTGATGGGCATCCCCAGCGTGCGGCGCGAGGTGCACTCGTACCTGACTGACACGCTGCACTCGCTCATCTCAGAGCTAAgcccacaggagaaagaggaCTCGGTCATCGTGGTGCTGATCGCTGAG ACTGACCCACAGTATACCTCGCTGGTGACGGAGAATATCAAGGCCTT GTTCCCTACAGAGATCCATTCTGGGCTCCTAGAGGtcatctccccttctccccacttctACCCTGACTTCTCCCGCCTCCGAGAGTCCTTTGGGGACCCCAAGGAGAGAGTCAG GTGGAGGACCAAACAGAACCTTGATTACTGCTTCCTCATGATGTATGCACAGTCCAAAGGCATTTACTACGTGCAG CTGGAGGATGACATCATAGCCAAGCCCAACTACCTGAGCACCATGAAGAACTTCGCACTCCAGCAGCCCTCGGAGGACTGGATGATCCTGGAGTTCTCCCAGCTGGGCTTCATCG GGAAGATGTTCAAGTCACTGGACTTGAGCGTCATTGTGGAGTTCATCCTCATGTTCTACCGGGACAAGCCCATCGACTGGCTCCTGGACCATATTCTGTGGGTGAAGGTCTGCAATCCTGAGAAGGATGCG AAGCACTGTGACCGGCAGAAGGCCAACCTGCGGATCCGCTTCAAGCCATCCCTCTTCCAGCACGTGGGCACTCACTCCTCACTGGCGGGCAAGATCCAGAAACTGAAG GACAAGGACTTTGGGAAGCAGGCACTGCGGAAGGAGCATGTGAACCCGCCAGCGGAAGTGAGCACAAGCCTCAAGACATACCAGCACTTCACCCTGGAGAAGGCCTACCTGCGCGAGGATTTCTTCTGGGCCTTCACTCCCGCTGCAGGGGACTTCATCCGCTTCCGCTTCTTCCAGCCACTGCGACTGGAGCG GTTCTTCTTCCGCAGTGGGAACATTGAGCACCCGGAGGACAAGCTCTTCAACACATCTGTGGAGGTGCTGCCCTTTGAT AACCCCCAGTCAGACAAGGAGGCCCTGCAGGAGGGCCGTTCAGCCACTCTCCAGTACCCTCGGAGCTCTGATGGCTACCTCCAGATCG gctcttTCTACAAGGGTGTGGCACAGGGAGAAGTGGACCCAGCCTTTGGCCCCCTGGAAGCACTGCGCCTCTCCATCCAGACAGACTCGCCGGTGTGGGTCATTCTGAGTGAG ATCTTCCTGAAAAAGGCTGACTAA
- the LTC4S gene encoding leukotriene C4 synthase isoform X2 → MKDEVALLATVTLLGVLLQAYFSLQVISARRAFRVSPPITTGPPEFERIYRAQVNCSEYFPVFLATLWVAGIFFHEGAAALCGLVYLFARLRYFQGYARSAQQSSRNCCRRPETEDAGWAEMELRRSLLEDGGGCSPPSQSLIKA, encoded by the exons ATGAAGGACGAAGTGGCTCTTCTGGCCACTGTCACCCTCCTGGGAGTCCTGCTGCAAG cctaCTTCTCGCTGCAGGTGATCTCCGCGCGCAGGGCCTTCCGCGTGTCTCCGCCGATCACCACCGGCCCGCCGGAGTTCGAGCGCATCTACCGAGCCCA AGTGAACTGCAGCGAGTACTTCCCGGTGTTCCTCGCCACGCTCTGGGTCGCCGGCATCTTCTTTCACGAAG GTGCGGCGGCTCTGTGTGGCCTGGTATACCTGTTCGCGCGCCTCCGCTACTTTCAGGGCTACGCGAGATCTGCGCAGCAAAG TTCCAGAAACTGCTGCAGAAGGCCTGAGACGGAGGACGCCGGGTGGGCGGAGATGGAGTTGAGACGGAGCCTCCTGGAGGACGGGGGAGGGTGCTCGCCCCCATCCCAGTCTCTCATTAAAGCGTGA
- the LTC4S gene encoding leukotriene C4 synthase isoform X1: MKDEVALLATVTLLGVLLQAYFSLQVISARRAFRVSPPITTGPPEFERIYRAQVNCSEYFPVFLATLWVAGIFFHEGAAALCGLVYLFARLRYFQGYARSAQQRLAPLYASARALWLLMVLAAFGLLAHFLPAALCAALLGQFQKLLQKA; this comes from the exons ATGAAGGACGAAGTGGCTCTTCTGGCCACTGTCACCCTCCTGGGAGTCCTGCTGCAAG cctaCTTCTCGCTGCAGGTGATCTCCGCGCGCAGGGCCTTCCGCGTGTCTCCGCCGATCACCACCGGCCCGCCGGAGTTCGAGCGCATCTACCGAGCCCA AGTGAACTGCAGCGAGTACTTCCCGGTGTTCCTCGCCACGCTCTGGGTCGCCGGCATCTTCTTTCACGAAG GTGCGGCGGCTCTGTGTGGCCTGGTATACCTGTTCGCGCGCCTCCGCTACTTTCAGGGCTACGCGAGATCTGCGCAGCAAAG GCTGGCCCCGCTGTACGCGAGCGCGCGCGCGCTCTGGCTTCTCATGGTGCTGGCGGCGTTTGGCCTACTTGCTCACTTCCTCCCGGCCGCGCTGTGCGCCGCGCTCCTCGGACAGTTCCAGAAACTGCTGCAGAAGGCCTGA